CAGCCAGCGGTCCCAGAGCCCGCCGAGCCAGAAGGGCCGCCGGTCGCGGCGGCGGAACAGCCACGGCTGCTTGAAACTGTGGCCGTCCACCGATCTCGGCTGCCATTCATAGAAGCCATCGGCGGGGATCAGGGCACGGCGGTGGCGCCAGGCGCCGCGGAAGTAGGGCTTCTCCGCCACCGTCTCGCTGCGGGCGTTGATGGGACGGCGGGTCGCGAGGGGGTCCGGCGCCCAGTCCGGCACGAACCCCCAGAGAGCGAGGGTCACCTGAGGGTGCCCGTGCTCCTGGCGCTGCAGCAGCACCGGCTTGCCCGGCCGCACCTGGGGGCGGGGTGCATAGTGCTCCTCCAGCCCCGGGGGCAGGGGGCCCCGCAGACGCGGCAGCAACCGGTCGAGGGCGGTGGTGAGGGAGTAGCGGCCGCACATGGTGGGCGGGGAGGCCGAGGGGGCGGAAGGCGCTGGAAGGGAGCCGGGCGTTCGGTTCTCCCGACCCGGCGGGGGGCCGGCCGGAGGCGACCAGACCTAGCTTGGGCCCATACGCCGTTTTGCGCAGCATGGCCATCCGTCAGGACGACAACCGCCCCACAAGGCGGTTC
This genomic stretch from Cyanobium gracile PCC 6307 harbors:
- a CDS encoding SOS response-associated peptidase, with protein sequence MCGRYSLTTALDRLLPRLRGPLPPGLEEHYAPRPQVRPGKPVLLQRQEHGHPQVTLALWGFVPDWAPDPLATRRPINARSETVAEKPYFRGAWRHRRALIPADGFYEWQPRSVDGHSFKQPWLFRRRDRRPFWLGGLWDRWLGKDGGELETCVVLTTAPNDLLMRVHDRMPVVIPDGLEEAWLEPSGGPALRALEPLMAPWDPAPWEAVKLERRPQAALQLDLLPAAAADPPGR